The following are from one region of the Paenibacillus sp. JZ16 genome:
- a CDS encoding carbohydrate ABC transporter permease has product MIKKFLYSQKVAPYVFVLPFILVFLIFWVFPLGSSFSMSFQKTQLGQEADWIGLANYGKLMGDGVFLKAVTNSAIYMILTLLILIPFPMLFAVLINNKFMWGREFFKSSFFFPALTSVVVAGTIFRLMFGEMEGSLINSILGWFGIDPVKFLKGQVTGFIALVALATWRWTGVNMLYFLSGLKNIPGEYYEAASIDGASAFQKFTKITMPLLKPTTIYVLTISIYAGLAMFIESMMLWNGNNSPKNIGLTIVGYLYRQGIEKNNLGYAAAVGIVLLAITMLINLTQLKLSGMFKKED; this is encoded by the coding sequence ATGATTAAAAAATTTCTGTACTCGCAAAAGGTTGCTCCTTACGTGTTTGTCCTGCCCTTTATTCTGGTATTCCTCATATTCTGGGTGTTTCCGCTGGGCAGCTCGTTTAGCATGAGCTTTCAGAAGACGCAGCTCGGGCAGGAGGCGGATTGGATCGGCTTGGCTAACTACGGGAAGCTGATGGGGGACGGCGTCTTTCTGAAGGCGGTGACGAACAGCGCGATATACATGATCCTGACGCTCCTTATCCTGATTCCGTTCCCCATGCTGTTTGCTGTGCTGATCAACAATAAGTTTATGTGGGGAAGAGAGTTTTTTAAGTCATCCTTTTTCTTCCCGGCACTGACGTCGGTTGTTGTAGCAGGCACCATTTTTCGGCTGATGTTCGGCGAGATGGAAGGGTCGCTCATTAACAGTATACTGGGGTGGTTCGGGATCGACCCGGTGAAGTTTCTGAAGGGACAGGTTACCGGTTTTATTGCTCTGGTGGCTCTTGCCACATGGCGGTGGACGGGAGTGAATATGCTCTATTTTTTATCTGGGCTCAAAAACATCCCGGGCGAATATTACGAGGCGGCATCCATCGATGGGGCTTCGGCCTTTCAGAAGTTTACCAAAATCACGATGCCTTTGTTGAAGCCGACCACGATTTATGTGTTAACGATCAGCATTTATGCGGGGCTTGCCATGTTTATCGAGAGCATGATGCTCTGGAACGGCAACAACTCCCCGAAAAATATCGGTCTCACGATCGTCGGTTATCTGTACCGTCAAGGCATTGAGAAGAACAATCTGGGTTATGCGGCCGCTGTAGGGATTGTGCTGCTGGCAATCACCATGCTCATTAACCTGACGCAACTGAAGCTCTCCGGCATGTTCAAGAAGGAGGATTGA
- a CDS encoding carbohydrate ABC transporter permease → MRRETLVKIILFILFSILCFLILVPFYAVTIASFKPGEDLIRYGLNLKFDLSVMSLDNFTYLFTGDHSYFMWFFNSLLLTVVQVTLTLLVSATVAYGFAAYDFIGKNFLFICVLLIMMVPFEILLLPLYSLTYNLGLMNSYSAIVLPGIASAATIFFFRQYLRGVPKEMIAAGRVDGATEYGIYMRLILPVMKPSFAAMAILNGMNSWNNFLWPFMVLSDDSKYTLPIGLKTLLTPYGNNYDLLIVGSFFSIIPIFILFMAFQKYFIDGMTAGAVKG, encoded by the coding sequence ATGAGAAGAGAAACGCTGGTCAAAATAATCCTCTTCATTTTGTTCTCCATACTGTGCTTTCTAATCCTGGTCCCTTTCTATGCCGTCACCATTGCCTCGTTTAAACCCGGCGAGGATTTGATCCGGTATGGACTGAATCTGAAATTTGACCTGTCGGTGATGAGCCTGGACAATTTCACCTACCTGTTTACAGGGGATCACTCCTACTTCATGTGGTTTTTTAACTCCTTGCTCCTTACGGTGGTGCAGGTTACGTTAACCCTGCTGGTCAGTGCAACCGTTGCCTACGGGTTTGCAGCCTACGATTTCATCGGCAAGAACTTCTTGTTTATCTGCGTGCTTCTGATTATGATGGTTCCTTTTGAAATTCTTCTTCTTCCGCTATACTCCCTGACGTACAACCTGGGCCTAATGAATTCATATTCGGCGATAGTCCTGCCGGGGATCGCGAGCGCGGCCACGATTTTCTTCTTCAGGCAGTATTTAAGAGGGGTTCCAAAAGAAATGATTGCGGCAGGGCGGGTGGACGGCGCGACCGAATACGGAATCTATATGCGGCTGATCCTGCCTGTGATGAAGCCATCCTTCGCTGCTATGGCGATTCTGAACGGCATGAACAGCTGGAACAACTTTCTATGGCCGTTCATGGTGCTCAGCGACGATAGCAAGTATACCCTTCCGATCGGATTGAAGACGCTCTTGACCCCTTACGGGAACAACTATGATTTATTAATTGTCGGCTCCTTTTTCTCGATCATCCCGATCTTTATTTTATTCATGGCCTTCCAGAAGTATTTTATCGACGGAATGACGGCTGGGGCAGTGAAAGGATGA
- a CDS encoding DUF2905 domain-containing protein, giving the protein MHPVTRALLWIGGALIVIGLLWPVIGRFVGRLPGDIVVDKPHVKIYFPIVTCLVISVVGSLILFLIQQFRK; this is encoded by the coding sequence TTGCATCCTGTAACTCGGGCTCTATTATGGATAGGTGGCGCTCTAATTGTGATCGGGCTGCTGTGGCCTGTCATTGGACGATTTGTCGGCCGGCTGCCAGGTGACATCGTGGTGGATAAACCCCATGTCAAAATTTATTTCCCGATTGTAACCTGCCTCGTCATCAGCGTGGTGGGCTCGTTGATTCTGTTTCTGATCCAGCAGTTTCGTAAATAG
- a CDS encoding YitT family protein: protein MVQAPVRVTNGPQKAVKKASTRRRMSMAAIGGLIAAFGLDLFLVPSGIIAGGVTGISALASHLTGLHTGMFLFALNLPLLLLVYHRSNREKAVIATVGLLTFSVCSILFFPVPALIDSKIGSAGIGGIILGLGIGLGLRYGVVLDTLQMPKMPQQISHLLTRLKLPYVHIMVNTLVLSLAGLLLGWERAMYSAIACLMALETGRITTSSLPLKREVRIRSVSEAEIRHSIKSIMGYDSQAANTKDDAMHDGNTIGSTQLVYRVHILEMPRFKSIVRSLDPNAEITIIQK, encoded by the coding sequence ATGGTTCAAGCCCCGGTTCGGGTAACGAACGGTCCGCAAAAGGCCGTAAAAAAGGCAAGTACACGAAGAAGAATGAGCATGGCTGCCATCGGAGGACTGATAGCGGCATTCGGTTTAGATTTATTTCTTGTTCCCAGCGGCATCATCGCGGGCGGCGTAACGGGAATTTCTGCGCTCGCTTCGCATCTGACGGGACTTCATACCGGCATGTTTCTGTTTGCATTAAACCTGCCTCTGCTCCTGCTGGTCTACCATAGGTCCAACCGGGAAAAAGCCGTCATTGCCACCGTCGGGCTGCTTACTTTTTCCGTATGCTCGATCCTGTTTTTTCCGGTTCCCGCTCTCATTGACAGCAAGATCGGGAGCGCAGGCATCGGCGGCATTATCCTTGGGCTGGGCATCGGTCTCGGCCTTCGTTACGGCGTCGTCCTGGACACACTCCAAATGCCCAAGATGCCGCAGCAGATATCACATCTGCTGACCCGTTTAAAGCTGCCGTACGTCCATATCATGGTCAATACACTCGTGCTGTCATTGGCCGGACTGCTGCTCGGCTGGGAACGAGCGATGTACTCTGCGATCGCCTGCCTGATGGCGCTGGAGACCGGACGTATTACGACTTCAAGCCTTCCGCTTAAACGCGAGGTCCGGATTCGAAGCGTGAGCGAAGCGGAAATCAGACACAGCATAAAATCCATCATGGGATATGATTCCCAAGCTGCTAACACGAAAGATGACGCTATGCATGATGGCAACACCATCGGTTCGACGCAGCTGGTCTATCGGGTTCACATTCTGGAGATGCCCAGGTTCAAATCCATTGTGAGAAGCCTGGATCCGAATGCCGAGATTACCATCATCCAGAAGTAA